The nucleotide window CCCGGGCAAGCGTCCCCCTCACAGTCTCACGACCGGACGCGCCCGGCGATCGTGCGCTCGCATCGTTTCGACCCGGCGACCTGGTGCGCCCCCGGGTTCGATTGAAACTGCGTGCGCAACCTAATGCCAGAAGCACAGTCCTGCGCGAGCTGTCCACCAACACGCTCGCCACCGTGCTGGACACTGTCGACGGCTCCAGTGAGTCCGACTGGATCCACGTTCAGTTGCCGGAGGTCGAGGGTTGGCTGGCGACCAGATACACAGAGCTTTTCAGCCGAAACGAGAAATGGATCGAGGTCGACATCTCGAATCAGACGCTGATCGCCTGGAACGACCGTGAACCGGACGCCCGTCTGATCATCAGTTCAGGGAAGCCCGGTTTTCGCACCCCGCTCGGAGCCTTCACGATCTCGCAAAAGGTTCCAGCCAAGCGAACGGTGGCCACCGTCAACGGCGAGCATTGGGACATTCCGGGTGTGCCCTGGATCATGGTCTTTCGCTCAGGCGGGTACTACATCCACGGCGTCTATTGGCATGAAGACTTCGGCAGTGCCGTCAGCCATGGCTGCGTCACCCTGGCCGTGCCTGATGCCGAGTGGCTCTACCAATGGACCCCGCTCAGCGCCCCGATGCTCATCCACGAATAGGCTGCGATGTCGTCTAGAGCACCGCCGCGCCGGCCGTGCGAGCGGTCTGGCCCTTCTCGCCGGCGGTATATGGGTTGTGCCAGGCGGTTCCTTTCTCCACGAACCGGTCGGGAAGGAAGTAGCTCAGATCGAACCCGTGGTTCCTGCCCGTGATCTCATCGGCAACGATCTTGCCGTTGATTGCGCCCCAGGAAAACCCGCCGCCGTTGAATCCGGCCACGATCGTGAGTCCCTGCATGATGCTGGTGCGTCCGATCAATGGCAGTCCGTCCGGTGTAAATCCCATGATTCCGGCCCACATGCGCACCACGCGCACGCCTTTCAACACCGGGAACAGCCCCACGAGCCGCTTGCCGATTCCGCTCATGACCGGCAGCGTGACCCGCTCTTCATAGAGTCCGAGTCCTTCCTGCTCATCCAGGCGGCGGAATCCCCCGCAAACGATGGGGCCACCGGGCACCTGACGGCCGTATTCCTTGTCGAAGTTATTGCCCCAGGCGAGCGGCAAGATGGGCGCGACCGGCTCGGTAGCGAGAATCTGGCCGCGTGCCGGAACGATGGCGCCCGCTGGCAATTGGCGCAAGAGCAGCGGCGTGTACGAGTTGGTCGCCAGCACGACTTCTTCGGCATGCACACGTGAGCCGTCCAGCAACTCGACGCCGGCAGCGCGTCCTGAATGCTCCAGAATCTTCGCAACCGGGGTATGTGTGCGAATCTCGGCACCGAGGCGGGCAGCCGCATTGGCAAACCCGTCGACCAGCGCAAATGGCCAAAGATGACCGGCGCTGCGTGTGTACTTGGAACCGTAGATGTCCTCGGTCACCGCAGGCATCAGTTTGCGGGTCTCTTTCGCGTCCAGAAGTTCGGGGCTTGCTCCAGCGGCGCGCTCGATTTCATATCGCTCGACCATGTGGTCCCACTGCGCTTTGGTTTGCCCGATCTCGATCGTGCCCGATTTTCGCAGCTGGAAATCGACCCCCAGTTCGTCCGGCAGCTCCTGCAACATGCGCCAGTTGGCCGAGGTGATGTCATAGAGCTGGCGTGCGCCATCGCTATGCATGCGCGCGCCCTCGCTGGTCATGCCGCCGTTGCGACCCGACGCTCCGGAACAGATGCCTCGCTGGTCGAAGAGATGCACCTTCTTGCCCGCCTGCGCCAATCGAAACGCAACCGAGCAACCATTGACACCGCCACCAACCACGATCACATCTGGACCAGACATCGCCGTCTTCCTCTCGTTGCCGCCGAACTCCCGGAAGTCTATCAGTCCATACCGGCCACGCTCGCCAGGACGACCGGCTCCGCGATTGGGAAAGAACGGACTGGCGGGCAGCATGCGGCCCGCCAGTATTCGAACAGACCGACAGGTCATCCCACGGTGACCGCAGAGTCGGACGTCCTCGCCGACTCCACGTGCACCCTTGGGAGCCACTCGAGCCGGTGAGGGAGGTACCAGTTCCAGTCGCCGAGCAAGCGCATCGAAGCAGGCACGAGCACCAGCCGAATCACGGTGGCATCGAGGAGTATCGCGACCGCCAACCCGAAACCAAGCTGCTGGAACATCACCAGATCGGCTGTAGCGAATGCGGCGAATACGACCACCATGATTGCCGCAGCACCGGTGATGATGCGCCGGGTGACATGCAGCCCATCGGCAACGGCCAGCGAATTGTCGCCGGTCCGGTCCCACGCTTCCCGAATTCGGGATAAAAGGAAGATGTGGTAGTCCATCGACAATCCGAAGAGGATGCTGAAGAGAAAGATTGGGA belongs to Thermomicrobiales bacterium and includes:
- a CDS encoding L,D-transpeptidase family protein; its protein translation is RASVPLTVSRPDAPGDRALASFRPGDLVRPRVRLKLRAQPNARSTVLRELSTNTLATVLDTVDGSSESDWIHVQLPEVEGWLATRYTELFSRNEKWIEVDISNQTLIAWNDREPDARLIISSGKPGFRTPLGAFTISQKVPAKRTVATVNGEHWDIPGVPWIMVFRSGGYYIHGVYWHEDFGSAVSHGCVTLAVPDAEWLYQWTPLSAPMLIHE
- a CDS encoding FAD-dependent oxidoreductase; translated protein: MSGPDVIVVGGGVNGCSVAFRLAQAGKKVHLFDQRGICSGASGRNGGMTSEGARMHSDGARQLYDITSANWRMLQELPDELGVDFQLRKSGTIEIGQTKAQWDHMVERYEIERAAGASPELLDAKETRKLMPAVTEDIYGSKYTRSAGHLWPFALVDGFANAAARLGAEIRTHTPVAKILEHSGRAAGVELLDGSRVHAEEVVLATNSYTPLLLRQLPAGAIVPARGQILATEPVAPILPLAWGNNFDKEYGRQVPGGPIVCGGFRRLDEQEGLGLYEERVTLPVMSGIGKRLVGLFPVLKGVRVVRMWAGIMGFTPDGLPLIGRTSIMQGLTIVAGFNGGGFSWGAINGKIVADEITGRNHGFDLSYFLPDRFVEKGTAWHNPYTAGEKGQTARTAGAAVL